One genomic segment of Rubripirellula tenax includes these proteins:
- a CDS encoding YicC/YloC family endoribonuclease, with product MKPFNPAGVRSMTGQGHASNQSELGTVSVEVRTVNNRGFKCTSRTSDSLVGLENKIETLARSMIHRGSVSMQISWRRPDDDAGPGVDRDVLRSYAKHVIGVRDELGDPAVTIDLSNLMTLPGVIVSNRDDRRPTDELWSLVEQVIVSAIENLDHMREVEGANMARTLVADVQLIDESLAQIRELAPRAVDVYRSRLESKITKILAEHHLDVQSVDLLKEVQIYADRADISEEVTRLASHLEMFGSVLNGAADADRREPTGRKLDFVIQEMFRETNTIGSKASDAAVSAHVVEIKCAIERMRELVQNLE from the coding sequence ATGAAGCCCTTCAACCCCGCTGGCGTTCGCAGCATGACCGGCCAGGGGCATGCGTCGAATCAGTCCGAATTGGGAACGGTGTCGGTCGAGGTCCGAACTGTCAATAACCGCGGCTTCAAGTGCACGTCGCGGACCAGTGATTCGTTGGTGGGCTTGGAGAACAAAATCGAGACGCTTGCCCGATCGATGATCCATCGAGGCAGCGTTTCGATGCAAATTTCATGGCGGCGACCCGATGATGACGCCGGTCCCGGCGTGGATCGGGACGTCCTGCGTTCCTACGCGAAACATGTGATCGGCGTCCGCGACGAATTGGGTGACCCGGCTGTCACGATTGACCTGTCAAACTTGATGACGCTGCCGGGTGTGATCGTTTCCAATCGAGATGATCGTCGTCCGACCGATGAGCTGTGGTCGCTCGTCGAACAGGTGATTGTGTCGGCGATCGAAAATCTGGACCATATGCGCGAGGTCGAAGGTGCCAACATGGCCCGAACGCTGGTTGCGGATGTTCAGCTGATTGACGAATCGTTGGCCCAAATCCGCGAACTGGCACCGCGAGCCGTCGACGTTTATCGCAGCCGTCTGGAATCCAAAATCACCAAAATCTTGGCTGAACACCACCTGGACGTCCAATCGGTCGATCTGCTCAAGGAAGTCCAGATTTACGCGGATCGAGCCGATATCAGCGAAGAGGTCACACGTTTGGCCAGTCATTTGGAGATGTTTGGTTCGGTCTTGAACGGCGCCGCCGATGCGGACCGTCGCGAACCCACCGGCCGCAAACTAGACTTCGTCATCCAAGAAATGTTCCGCGAAACCAACACCATCGGCAGCAAAGCGTCCGATGCGGCCGTCTCGGCACACGTCGTCGAGATCAAATGTGCGATCGAACGAATGCGAGAATTGGTCCAAAATCTCGAATGA
- the secG gene encoding preprotein translocase subunit SecG — protein MTFLLIASVSSTLLGFLMGFLSLFLILLILIQRGKGGGLTGALGGPGGQSAFGSKAGDTFTVITVVVAAVWGFTCAFTMWLLGTHSPTPIADSTVSAGPGDEAAKTGNELVIPPMGGTPGLSGIGEGSLSESIESATTDLVPAETAGDSSVDSDDDATAIDE, from the coding sequence ATGACGTTTCTGCTAATCGCCTCTGTGTCCAGCACCCTGCTGGGATTCCTGATGGGCTTTTTGTCGCTGTTCTTGATTCTGTTGATCTTGATCCAGCGTGGCAAAGGCGGCGGTTTGACCGGCGCTCTCGGTGGTCCTGGTGGTCAAAGTGCGTTCGGCAGCAAGGCCGGCGACACGTTCACCGTGATTACCGTTGTCGTCGCCGCAGTGTGGGGATTCACCTGTGCCTTCACAATGTGGCTGCTGGGAACTCACTCTCCCACGCCGATTGCGGATTCGACAGTTTCAGCGGGCCCGGGCGACGAAGCAGCCAAGACTGGCAACGAATTGGTGATTCCGCCGATGGGCGGCACGCCCGGTTTGAGTGGAATCGGTGAAGGTTCGCTCAGCGAATCAATCGAGAGCGCAACGACCGATCTCGTGCCTGCGGAAACCGCCGGCGACTCGAGCGTTGACTCCGACGACGACGCGACAGCGATCGACGAATGA
- a CDS encoding putative manganese-dependent inorganic diphosphatase gives MTLFVFGHRNPDTDAICSALAYADFLRRTTRPDAIAACCGTPNERTEFALKKANLKTPRIIMDIRPDLEDVCNRQPIVANTDDVFYDVYQRMNDHDVRSIPVLDDAGKVVGIVTLLDLLELMLQGGVDPVRSREVRSTLLKVNSVVGGQFQHCVEPDRVDDYVVTVGAMSAEGFTNRMKQFPAERLLVVSGDRPTIQLPALEMGVRALVVTGGYQLSSGLMQLAKAQGVSVICSPFDTATTTMRIKAAQRIEPIIETSFMKLSSKMPVEAARNQVFRSPQTIFPVLDGDELFGVISKSDLVNPPKTEIVLVDHNEMSQAVHGAEDANIVEVLDHHRLGGSLKSNHPMRFYMEPVGSTCTLVAKMFQRAGINPSPGIALCMASGMISDTLFLRSPTTTDVDREVLQWLEELCDVDMSEYANEFFQVGSALRSCTPEQVVREDCKEFEESGRRFSISQIEEIGFDLFWQRKDELATALEALATENSLEFSALLITDIASNGSLLLMSSEPDGWEEINYPQLEDKLYELEQVVSRKKQLLPLIISLLDMPQAPMP, from the coding sequence ATGACGCTTTTTGTTTTTGGTCACCGTAATCCGGATACGGATGCGATTTGTAGCGCATTGGCCTACGCCGACTTCCTTCGCCGCACGACGCGCCCCGATGCGATCGCGGCCTGTTGTGGAACGCCAAACGAACGGACCGAGTTTGCGCTGAAAAAGGCGAATCTGAAAACGCCGCGGATCATTATGGATATCCGCCCCGATCTCGAGGACGTCTGTAATCGCCAGCCCATCGTTGCGAATACGGATGATGTCTTCTATGACGTTTACCAGCGAATGAACGACCACGACGTTCGTTCGATTCCGGTGCTGGATGATGCCGGCAAAGTGGTCGGCATCGTCACGTTGTTGGACTTGCTTGAATTGATGCTGCAAGGCGGCGTCGACCCGGTGCGATCGCGCGAGGTGCGAAGCACGCTGTTAAAAGTCAATTCTGTTGTCGGCGGCCAGTTTCAACATTGCGTTGAGCCCGATCGTGTCGATGACTACGTCGTGACCGTGGGGGCGATGAGCGCCGAAGGCTTCACCAATCGGATGAAGCAGTTTCCGGCCGAGCGGTTGTTGGTGGTCAGTGGCGACCGGCCGACGATTCAATTGCCGGCTTTGGAAATGGGCGTGCGAGCCCTGGTCGTGACCGGCGGTTACCAATTGTCCAGCGGATTGATGCAGTTGGCCAAGGCGCAAGGTGTCTCGGTCATCTGTAGCCCCTTTGATACCGCAACCACGACGATGCGGATCAAGGCAGCCCAGCGGATCGAACCGATCATCGAAACCAGTTTCATGAAGTTGTCGTCGAAGATGCCCGTTGAAGCGGCACGAAATCAAGTCTTTCGCAGTCCGCAAACGATCTTTCCCGTGCTTGATGGCGACGAACTTTTTGGCGTGATCAGCAAGAGCGACTTGGTCAATCCGCCCAAGACCGAAATCGTGCTGGTCGACCACAACGAGATGTCACAAGCCGTTCACGGTGCCGAAGATGCGAACATCGTCGAAGTCCTTGACCACCACCGATTAGGCGGATCACTTAAGTCGAATCACCCGATGCGGTTCTACATGGAGCCGGTCGGTTCGACGTGCACATTGGTTGCCAAGATGTTCCAACGTGCTGGGATTAACCCGTCACCGGGAATCGCACTGTGTATGGCATCGGGCATGATCAGCGACACGTTGTTCTTGCGTTCGCCCACAACCACCGACGTCGATCGCGAAGTGTTGCAGTGGTTGGAAGAACTGTGCGACGTTGACATGAGTGAATACGCCAACGAGTTCTTTCAAGTCGGCTCGGCGCTGCGATCATGCACCCCCGAGCAAGTCGTTCGTGAAGACTGCAAAGAATTCGAGGAATCCGGTCGGCGTTTTTCGATCTCGCAAATCGAAGAAATCGGCTTCGATCTGTTCTGGCAACGAAAGGATGAACTTGCCACGGCGCTCGAAGCACTCGCGACCGAAAATTCGCTCGAGTTTTCGGCGCTGCTGATCACCGACATCGCCAGCAACGGAAGCCTGTTGTTGATGAGCAGCGAGCCGGACGGTTGGGAAGAGATCAATTATCCCCAGCTTGAAGACAAACTGTACGAGCTCGAGCAGGTCGTCAGCCGCAAGAAGCAGCTTTTGCCATTGATCATCAGCCTGCTCGATATGCCGCAGGCGCCGATGCCTTAG
- a CDS encoding DUF1501 domain-containing protein → MFGNHSENNFGEVTRRQLMRTSTAGIAGLALNVLAQEDLAAADENITADQLKSGKPHFRPRAKSVIYLSMNGGPSQVDTFDYKPVLQKSDGKSAEVVNGGTASRLARKGKLWASPWKFSQHGQSGLHVSELFPHIAKHVDDLCIINSMHTDVSAHALATQMQFTGSFQFTRPSVGSWVLYGLGSEANDIPGFVSLRKREFGPGFLPSNYRATELDAKSGVSNIHNDWLTRAQQRAQLDLLSQFDRSSAQNNPALTEVVDGVHADYEMAFRMQSSLPAVLDVKDAPQKLLEEYGITETTTRGFGLQCLVARRLIQQGVRFVQLESGGWDQHHTLVDNLKTQCESTDQPIAALLADLKRHDLLKDTLVIWGGEFGRTPFSEDWPSGRMKGRDHNAVGYTMWLAGGGVKGGMRYGMTDELGSQAVEDRMHLHDLHATVLHLLGLDHTRLTFRYGGRDFRLTDVHGDVAHKIIA, encoded by the coding sequence ATGTTTGGTAATCACTCAGAAAACAATTTCGGTGAGGTCACGCGTCGGCAACTGATGCGAACTTCAACGGCCGGGATTGCCGGACTGGCCCTGAATGTTCTGGCGCAGGAAGACCTTGCCGCTGCTGATGAGAACATCACCGCAGATCAACTGAAATCGGGCAAGCCGCACTTTCGACCTCGCGCCAAATCCGTGATCTATCTGTCGATGAATGGAGGGCCATCGCAGGTTGACACGTTTGACTACAAACCGGTTTTGCAAAAGAGCGATGGCAAATCGGCTGAGGTGGTCAACGGTGGTACGGCATCGCGACTGGCTCGCAAAGGCAAACTCTGGGCATCGCCCTGGAAGTTTTCGCAGCATGGCCAAAGCGGTCTTCACGTCTCTGAACTGTTCCCGCATATTGCCAAGCATGTTGACGACTTGTGCATTATCAACAGTATGCACACCGACGTGTCCGCGCACGCGCTCGCGACGCAAATGCAGTTCACTGGCAGCTTTCAATTCACTCGGCCATCGGTCGGCTCGTGGGTTCTTTACGGTCTGGGATCGGAAGCGAACGATATTCCCGGCTTTGTCTCGCTGCGCAAACGCGAGTTTGGCCCAGGGTTTCTGCCGTCAAATTATCGTGCAACGGAACTGGACGCGAAGTCTGGCGTCAGCAATATTCATAACGACTGGCTCACTCGCGCGCAGCAACGTGCCCAGCTGGATTTATTGAGTCAGTTTGATCGCAGCAGTGCGCAGAACAATCCAGCATTGACAGAAGTGGTTGACGGCGTGCATGCCGATTATGAAATGGCGTTCCGCATGCAGTCGTCGCTACCCGCTGTCCTCGACGTCAAAGATGCACCGCAAAAACTACTCGAAGAATACGGTATCACGGAGACCACCACTCGGGGATTCGGATTGCAATGCTTGGTCGCGCGAAGACTGATTCAACAGGGCGTGCGATTTGTGCAATTGGAATCAGGCGGCTGGGATCAGCATCACACGCTCGTTGATAATCTCAAAACACAGTGTGAGTCGACCGACCAGCCGATCGCAGCGCTGTTGGCAGATCTGAAGCGACACGACCTGCTGAAAGACACGCTGGTCATCTGGGGAGGCGAATTTGGACGAACTCCGTTCTCCGAAGACTGGCCATCCGGTCGCATGAAAGGGCGCGACCACAACGCAGTGGGCTACACGATGTGGCTCGCCGGCGGTGGAGTCAAAGGCGGCATGCGATATGGAATGACCGACGAACTTGGCAGTCAGGCCGTGGAAGACCGCATGCACCTGCACGATCTCCACGCGACCGTGCTGCATCTGCTGGGACTTGATCACACGCGGCTGACATTCAGATATGGTGGCCGGGACTTTCGGCTAACCGATGTGCATGGAGACGTGGCGCACAAGATTATCGCTTGA
- a CDS encoding DNA-directed RNA polymerase subunit omega, which yields MLEELKEEEIVNKVGGRFKLSTLIQKRLVQLNQGSRALVNVDTHDKMSIVLQEIMQDKIVLNMDNDVQMVPDLDAAIALAEGPDLDESDL from the coding sequence ATGCTCGAAGAGCTAAAAGAAGAAGAGATCGTCAACAAGGTTGGCGGCCGTTTCAAACTGAGTACGTTGATCCAAAAGCGTTTGGTCCAACTGAACCAGGGCAGCCGCGCGCTCGTCAATGTCGACACCCACGACAAAATGTCGATTGTGTTGCAAGAAATCATGCAGGACAAAATCGTTCTGAACATGGACAATGACGTTCAAATGGTTCCCGATTTGGATGCCGCGATCGCACTTGCCGAAGGTCCAGATCTGGACGAATCGGATCTTTAG
- a CDS encoding flavoprotein, which translates to MKSRQTVLLAIGGGIAAYKSAILCSRLAQAGFEVRVALTGAAAAFIGAPTFAALSSRPVASEMFDSRFPLGPHIELADGADLMVIAPATANLLSKFANGAADDLVSTLYLQVACPVLLAPAMSAAMWSKPSVRRNVVRLEEDGCHFAGPETGWLSCRVSGEGRMAEPESILVAAEKLLDKNNSV; encoded by the coding sequence ATGAAATCACGCCAGACCGTATTGCTGGCCATTGGTGGCGGCATTGCCGCCTACAAGTCGGCCATCCTTTGCAGTCGTCTTGCTCAAGCCGGATTTGAAGTGCGCGTCGCCCTGACGGGCGCCGCCGCCGCATTCATCGGCGCACCCACGTTCGCGGCGCTCTCGTCTCGACCAGTTGCGTCCGAGATGTTCGACTCGCGTTTTCCGCTGGGACCCCATATCGAATTGGCTGATGGAGCCGATTTGATGGTCATCGCACCGGCGACGGCAAACTTACTGTCGAAGTTTGCCAACGGTGCTGCCGATGATCTGGTTAGCACGCTGTACCTTCAAGTCGCCTGTCCGGTCTTGCTGGCTCCGGCGATGAGCGCCGCGATGTGGTCGAAACCATCCGTTCGTCGAAATGTCGTGCGTTTAGAAGAGGACGGATGCCACTTTGCGGGCCCCGAAACGGGATGGCTCAGTTGTCGCGTCAGCGGCGAGGGGCGGATGGCCGAGCCCGAATCGATTCTGGTCGCTGCCGAAAAATTGCTTGATAAGAACAACTCGGTATAA
- the tpiA gene encoding triose-phosphate isomerase produces MSRRILIAGNWKMNTRRADAVALAKGIVAAVGENPTVEVVLCPPSVYVSSVANAVAGTPVELGSQNLYAAADGAFTGEVNAAMLTDVGCRFVILGHSERRAIMGETDAQISEKLHAALAGNLVPIVCVGETLEDREAGNTEKVVETQLRGSLEGLDEARAAGVVIAYEPVWAIGTGKTASPEQAEEVHAFIRKLLGELFGADVAGQIRIQYGGSVKPGNAKELLGQPNIDGALVGGASLKIEDFMGIINPA; encoded by the coding sequence TTGAGCCGCCGCATTTTGATCGCAGGAAATTGGAAGATGAACACCCGCCGCGCAGACGCAGTCGCGTTGGCCAAGGGTATCGTCGCCGCGGTGGGTGAAAACCCGACCGTCGAGGTCGTGTTGTGTCCTCCATCCGTGTACGTATCTTCGGTTGCAAACGCCGTTGCCGGAACGCCCGTCGAATTGGGTTCACAGAACCTCTATGCCGCTGCCGACGGAGCCTTCACGGGCGAAGTCAATGCAGCGATGTTGACCGACGTGGGTTGCCGATTCGTGATCCTTGGCCACAGCGAGCGTCGCGCGATCATGGGCGAGACCGACGCACAGATCAGCGAAAAGCTGCATGCCGCCTTGGCCGGAAACCTGGTTCCGATCGTTTGTGTCGGCGAAACTCTGGAAGACCGCGAAGCGGGGAACACGGAAAAGGTCGTCGAGACGCAACTTCGTGGATCGCTCGAAGGACTCGACGAAGCCCGCGCGGCCGGCGTCGTGATCGCTTACGAACCGGTCTGGGCCATCGGTACCGGCAAAACCGCATCGCCGGAACAGGCCGAAGAAGTTCACGCGTTCATCCGTAAGCTGTTGGGCGAATTGTTCGGAGCCGATGTGGCCGGACAAATCCGAATTCAGTACGGTGGCAGCGTCAAACCGGGCAACGCCAAGGAATTGCTTGGCCAACCGAATATCGACGGAGCCCTCGTCGGTGGTGCCAGCTTGAAGATTGAAGACTTCATGGGCATCATCAACCCGGCATAG
- the gmk gene encoding guanylate kinase yields MSNGNHGRLVIISGPSGAGKSTVVRELLKQCELPLVLSVSATTRPPRPGEIDGQHYFFLTKDDFDQRKSAGAFLEYKEVFGRGHWYGTLRDQVATGLEAGKWVILEIDVQGAITILENRDFDPISLFIHPGSMDELEERLRARRTETEDAIAARLETAGSEMLYRHRYQYEIINGSVDVAVAEICQILKDKKEKNSCSKS; encoded by the coding sequence ATGAGCAATGGAAACCACGGACGATTGGTCATCATTTCCGGTCCCAGCGGGGCCGGAAAGAGTACGGTGGTGCGCGAATTACTAAAACAATGCGAATTGCCGCTCGTTTTAAGCGTGTCGGCCACGACCCGGCCGCCGCGGCCGGGTGAAATCGACGGCCAACACTACTTTTTTCTGACAAAAGACGATTTCGACCAGCGGAAGTCGGCCGGGGCGTTTCTAGAATATAAGGAAGTTTTCGGTCGCGGTCACTGGTACGGCACCCTGCGAGATCAGGTCGCTACTGGCCTGGAAGCGGGGAAGTGGGTAATTTTGGAGATCGATGTTCAAGGAGCGATTACGATCCTTGAAAACCGCGACTTCGATCCGATTTCGCTTTTTATCCATCCCGGCAGCATGGATGAGCTCGAAGAACGTTTGCGGGCACGAAGAACCGAAACCGAAGATGCCATCGCCGCAAGGTTGGAAACAGCAGGCAGCGAGATGCTTTACCGGCATCGATACCAATACGAAATCATTAACGGATCCGTCGATGTGGCGGTCGCCGAGATCTGTCAAATTTTGAAAGACAAAAAGGAAAAAAATTCATGCTCGAAGAGCTAA
- the aroF gene encoding 3-deoxy-7-phosphoheptulonate synthase has protein sequence MILILKHQATDDQIDHVLRRVEAMGLKHHLSRGTHRTIVGIIGDEEQLREEPLKAIPGVAQVVPVLPPYKLASLDAHPEPSVIEISGVKVGGGHLGMIAGPCSVEDRDRMFRIAERVVASGANLFRGGAFKPRTSPYAFQGLGEDGLKLLREVGDKFGVPVVTEVTDPRLVELVAQYADMLQVGARNMQNFALLTEVGKSHRPVLLKRGMSATVTDLLMCAEYILSQGNANVVLCERGVKSFDPATRNLFDVAAVPLVHGLSHLPIIVDPSHATGRPDLIPACAMAGLAAGADGVHIEVHDCPEEAKSDGPQALLPDQYDELAAQMKSLAGLLGKTISPLAAK, from the coding sequence GTGATTCTGATCCTCAAGCACCAAGCCACCGACGATCAGATTGATCATGTGCTTCGTCGCGTCGAGGCAATGGGGTTGAAACATCACCTCAGCCGGGGAACCCATCGCACGATCGTTGGCATCATCGGCGACGAAGAACAATTGCGAGAAGAACCGCTCAAAGCGATCCCCGGTGTCGCCCAGGTCGTGCCCGTTTTGCCTCCTTACAAGCTCGCTTCGCTGGATGCCCACCCCGAACCCAGCGTGATCGAAATTTCGGGCGTCAAAGTCGGTGGCGGTCACTTGGGCATGATTGCGGGACCGTGCAGCGTCGAAGACCGTGATCGCATGTTTCGAATCGCCGAGCGAGTGGTCGCGTCGGGCGCGAACCTGTTCCGCGGCGGTGCTTTTAAACCTCGGACCAGCCCCTACGCGTTCCAAGGCTTGGGCGAAGACGGGTTGAAGTTGCTTCGGGAAGTCGGCGACAAGTTTGGCGTTCCCGTGGTCACCGAAGTGACGGATCCGCGATTGGTCGAATTGGTTGCCCAGTACGCGGACATGTTGCAGGTCGGTGCCCGCAACATGCAGAACTTCGCGTTGCTGACCGAAGTCGGTAAATCGCATCGGCCCGTGCTGCTAAAACGCGGCATGAGCGCCACGGTGACGGATTTGCTGATGTGTGCCGAATACATTTTGTCACAAGGCAACGCCAACGTGGTGCTTTGTGAACGAGGCGTGAAGAGTTTTGACCCGGCGACGCGCAATCTGTTTGATGTTGCGGCGGTGCCTTTGGTTCACGGGCTTTCCCACTTGCCAATCATCGTCGATCCGTCGCACGCGACCGGTCGGCCCGATTTGATTCCCGCGTGTGCGATGGCCGGCTTGGCCGCCGGCGCCGACGGGGTTCACATCGAAGTCCACGATTGCCCCGAAGAAGCCAAAAGCGACGGCCCCCAGGCGCTGTTGCCCGACCAATACGACGAGTTGGCGGCCCAGATGAAGTCGCTGGCCGGCCTGCTGGGTAAAACCATCTCGCCGCTTGCGGCTAAGTAA
- a CDS encoding PSD1 and planctomycete cytochrome C domain-containing protein yields MRYIYRLSIIALATLVALTPKARGDDAGIRFFERKVRPILVKHCYECHSHETGESNGDLLVDSRDGLLNGGELGPAIKPGDAEGSLLFDAVTYQNEDLLMPPDKRLSDTEIAAMRKWIEMGAPDPRRGKVKEDDAPIDFEKAREHWAFRPIANQEPPQVFDAQWPQSPIDNFILARLEKEKMKPVELADSATIMRRVYYDLTGLPPTPEQQDQFLLAAKRDSPKAYEQLVEDLLKSPRFGERWGRHWLDVVHYAETFSKPRNFVNPLIWKYRDYVIDAYNNDKPFDQFLTEQIAGDLLPAEKLSQRREQMVATGMLLTGQRAYTGNGNSAESQEYHADDIDDQLNVIGHAFLGLSIACARCHDHKFDPIPTRDYYALAGTLRSTSSYNSHVVPPFHEENQGGPSAGVSARYVAMPNEAKKLEQISTSFTKAEGMRSTIRRLTVRLEKLKANNSSPDEIKATDKKLAGLKVTLEKLESKLAEPITAEMVAAVADHPKPVEQPVFIKGDSANPGPVVPRGFLQIIPVSTDTIPIPEDQSGRLQLARWLTSSDNPLVARVYVNRIWQHLFGIGLVESADNFGLMSQPPSHPALLNYLARQFRDGGMSTKSLIRTLVLSRTYRLSSSPVESAMKRDPDAKLRWRMTPRRLEAEAIRDTVMLASQQLVSGSPGPSEAARLGFHQVGRATVSYDIPHRSVYLSILREAVPQQLELFDFPDPSFVRGRRSTANMPTQALYMMNSEFIAKASRLAAKHMIKVDHPESARIDLAVRTILSRPAREDENRQLARYLDDAIRAGVGTEEAWSQLCQILFASTEFRYVW; encoded by the coding sequence ATGAGATACATCTACAGACTGTCGATCATCGCACTCGCCACATTGGTTGCGCTGACACCAAAAGCACGCGGTGATGATGCGGGAATTCGCTTCTTCGAGCGAAAAGTGCGTCCCATCCTCGTCAAGCACTGTTACGAATGTCACTCGCATGAAACGGGTGAATCGAATGGCGACCTGTTGGTTGACTCTCGCGATGGTTTGCTTAATGGAGGTGAGTTGGGTCCCGCCATCAAGCCCGGCGATGCGGAAGGTAGCTTACTCTTCGATGCAGTGACTTACCAAAACGAAGATTTGTTGATGCCGCCGGATAAGCGGTTATCGGATACTGAGATCGCAGCGATGCGGAAATGGATCGAGATGGGGGCTCCCGATCCGCGACGCGGCAAGGTGAAAGAAGACGATGCACCGATTGATTTCGAAAAGGCACGAGAGCACTGGGCGTTCAGACCGATAGCGAACCAAGAGCCACCGCAGGTTTTCGACGCACAATGGCCACAGAGCCCGATTGACAACTTCATCCTTGCACGCCTAGAGAAGGAGAAAATGAAGCCTGTCGAATTGGCCGACTCAGCGACGATCATGCGCCGTGTTTACTACGACCTGACGGGCTTACCGCCCACGCCGGAACAGCAGGATCAGTTTCTGCTCGCTGCAAAGCGTGACTCTCCCAAGGCGTATGAACAACTCGTTGAGGATCTGCTCAAGAGTCCTAGGTTCGGTGAGCGCTGGGGTCGGCACTGGCTCGATGTTGTGCACTATGCCGAAACGTTTTCAAAGCCCCGGAATTTCGTCAATCCGTTGATCTGGAAGTACCGCGACTACGTGATCGACGCATACAACAATGACAAGCCTTTCGATCAGTTCCTTACAGAACAGATCGCGGGCGACCTGTTGCCTGCCGAAAAGCTCTCACAGCGTCGCGAGCAGATGGTGGCGACCGGAATGCTGCTCACCGGCCAGCGGGCTTACACAGGCAACGGCAATAGCGCCGAGTCGCAGGAGTATCACGCAGACGACATCGACGATCAGTTGAACGTGATTGGCCATGCGTTTCTTGGTTTGTCGATCGCCTGCGCCCGCTGCCACGACCACAAATTCGATCCAATTCCCACCCGCGACTACTATGCGCTAGCCGGCACGCTTCGCAGCACGTCTTCGTACAACTCCCATGTTGTGCCGCCATTCCACGAAGAAAACCAGGGAGGCCCCTCTGCAGGGGTTTCGGCTCGTTATGTTGCCATGCCGAACGAAGCAAAAAAACTCGAACAGATCAGTACGAGTTTTACCAAAGCGGAAGGCATGCGGTCGACGATTCGCCGGCTGACGGTGCGGCTGGAAAAACTCAAAGCCAACAATTCTTCGCCCGATGAGATAAAGGCGACAGACAAGAAGTTAGCCGGTCTGAAAGTCACCTTGGAAAAACTGGAATCCAAACTCGCCGAACCGATTACTGCCGAGATGGTCGCTGCGGTTGCGGATCATCCCAAACCGGTTGAGCAACCGGTGTTCATCAAGGGCGATTCAGCGAATCCCGGCCCGGTTGTCCCGCGCGGGTTCTTACAGATCATCCCGGTCTCGACCGATACGATCCCCATTCCTGAGGACCAAAGCGGACGCCTGCAACTCGCACGATGGCTGACGTCATCGGATAATCCACTGGTGGCACGCGTTTATGTCAATCGTATTTGGCAGCACCTGTTCGGTATCGGACTCGTCGAATCGGCCGACAACTTTGGCCTGATGAGCCAGCCGCCGAGTCACCCGGCGCTGCTTAACTATCTGGCGCGACAATTCCGCGACGGCGGTATGTCAACAAAATCACTGATTCGGACGCTGGTGCTGAGCCGCACGTATCGGCTGAGCTCGTCGCCGGTGGAATCCGCGATGAAGCGTGATCCCGATGCGAAGCTTCGCTGGCGAATGACACCGAGACGACTGGAAGCGGAAGCGATCCGTGACACCGTGATGCTGGCTTCACAGCAACTCGTCTCCGGCTCACCCGGTCCGAGCGAAGCAGCGCGATTGGGCTTTCATCAGGTTGGTCGTGCCACCGTGTCCTACGACATTCCGCATCGCAGTGTTTATCTGTCGATCTTGCGCGAAGCGGTGCCGCAGCAGCTGGAGTTGTTCGACTTCCCCGATCCGTCTTTTGTCCGTGGTAGACGCTCGACGGCCAACATGCCGACGCAGGCCCTTTACATGATGAATAGCGAATTCATCGCGAAGGCCAGTCGGTTGGCCGCGAAGCACATGATTAAAGTCGATCATCCTGAATCGGCCCGCATTGACCTCGCGGTTCGCACCATCCTTAGCCGTCCCGCTCGCGAGGACGAGAATCGTCAATTGGCTCGCTACCTCGACGACGCGATCAGAGCGGGCGTTGGCACTGAGGAAGCGTGGTCGCAACTGTGCCAAATACTTTTTGCATCAACGGAGTTTCGATATGTTTGGTAA